The genomic segment GTTGAGGAACAAATAGATAGAGCAACTGTCCATGTCGGTGAGCCAGAGGGTGAACCCTTGTTGGATGCCGTGGATTTGGTCGCGGGCTATTTACCCGGAGTCAATATTCTTAATGGAGCTTCACTCTCGCTACATCAAGGTGAGATTGTTGGGATTATCGGGCCTAATGGAGCAGGGAAATCTACCTTATTGAAAGCGTTATTCGGCTTGGTTCATGTCAAGTCAGGTTCGCTATTGCTTCACGGCGAAGCCATCACTAATTTGCGAGCAGACAAATTAGTGTCAATGGGTGTTGGCTTTGTGCCGCAAACTGAGAATGTCTTCCCAAGCCTGACAGTCAGAGAGAATTTGCAGATGGGAGCATATCAAAGTCCGCAGCTGTTTGTGGAACGTTTTGATTATGTCACGTCAATTTTCCCTCGATTAGGTGAGCGAAAAGATCAGACTGCAGGATCACTTTCTGGTGGTGAACGTCAGATGGTGGCCATGGGGCGGGCATTGATGATGAAGCCTTCAGTGCTATTACTCGATGAGCCGTCGGCTGGATTGAGCCCAATGCTACAAGACGAAACTTTTATTCGTGTTCGTCAGGTCAACAAGGCCGGAGTCAGTGTCATCATCGTGGAACAGAATGCAAGGCGATGCCTACAAATATGTGACCGTGGATACGTTCTCGATCAGGGCCGCAACGCTTATTCCGGACGTGGTCGTGAGCTGCTGAATGACCCGAAAGTTATTTCTCTCTACTTGGGGAATTTGGAGGAAACAGTCGAAGAGGAAGGTCGCTGAATCTCTGGTGAATCTGCTTCATTGTTTTAAGAGATGATTCATCTATTGAGTCCAGCCTATGAATTTTCATCATTCACAGGCTGGATTTCAGCATGCCCGATAACGGATTTTCCTTGTGTTTCCAACAGTTTTCGTACTTCATCTTCAAGAAATATGAGGTACACGCAACCGTTGCAAGCGGCTCCTAATCTGATTTGCATGGTCACATTCAGAGAAATTGTTTCCATACCCCAATGGTGTACCGCTGGTGAGCGTTGATTGCACTTCCAACACTGAGGGTCAGGGAGAAAACAGAGAGGGAATGGTGATGTTAATATGCGAAAGAATAGATCGTTAGTAGTGACTGCCACTGCATCAATGGCTGCATTGGTGATGGGGCTTTCAGCATGCGGAGGATCTGGTAGCGCATCTAGCTCAAGTTCATCCTCGGATGGGCAGTTCGTTGTCGGCGGGCTGTTCCCGCTCACCGGATCATTGGCATACTTAGGGCCGGCAGAGACCTCTGCGGCAGACTTGGCCATTAAAGACATTAATGCAGCTGGCGGTGTGCTTGGCAAGGATGTTAAAGAGGTTAGCGCTGATGTCTCCGATGCTGACCACGCTGATCAAAACACCACTGCAGCGCAGTCCGTGTTGTCCAAGAACCCCTCAGTGGTGATGGGTCCAGCATCTAGCTCGGTGGTCAAGAACACGTATAAAGCAGTGACCGAGGCGAAGGTCCCGATGATTTCTATGGGTGCAACCTCGCCGTCACTTTCTGGTATCAGCCCGTATTTCTTCCGTACTGTTCCGCCAGATTCAGTACAGGGCGCTGTACTGAGTAGTTTGATTGCTCAGGATGGTGTACAAAAGCTCGCTATTGCAGTCTTTAACGAAGAATACGGTACGGGTCTGCGCAAAGTGATTGTCAACAGTCTTAAGGACGCTGGCGTGGATGTGGTGTATGGCGAGAGCGATACATTCGACCCAACAGAAACGAACTTCTCATCGTTGGTTACTTCAATTAAAGCCACCAATCCTGACGCAGTATTGGTTATCGCATTTGACCAGACCAAGCAGTTGCTGAAGGAAATGAGCAGCCAAGGACTTGATACCAAAACGAAACTGTATATGACTGACGGTAATACTGCAGATTACTCAGCTGACTTCGATGCAGGATTCCTTGAAGGGGCTCAGGGAACCATTCCTGGCGCACATCCCAGCGATGATTTCCAAAAGCGTTTGCAGGGAATCGAACCTAAACTGTCAGATTTCACATATTCAGCAGAAACCTATGACGGCATTGTGCTTGCTGCTCTTGCAGCAGAAAAGGGTGGCGCTGTAGATGGAGAGACCGTTCAGAAGAATTTGGCCGCTGTCTCGGGTGCCGACGGTGGGGAGAAGTGCACCACATTCAAGGCATGCTCCGCTTTGATTAAAGACAAGAAGGACATTCAATATGTCGGCTTGGCAGGTATCGGACCGTTCAATAGTAATAATGATCCAGGCTCTGCTTCCATCGGTATCTATAAGTTCGATTCAGCTAACAAGCCGGTGTACAGCCGCTCGCAGGAAGGTGAAGTGCCGAAGAGCTGATTGATGCCAAATGCTAATGCTCTTGGCAATGCACGAAAGTACGGCAGCAGCGCAGAGCGTTAATTAATAATGAGTTGAGGGTTGGGGTGTGACGTTGTAGTGCAAACGTCACACCCCAACCCTCAACTCATTGAGATGCAGAGATGGCAACATACAGATTCTTGCTGAGGAGCTCCTTGTGTAGAACAGACATAGGCTGCTGAGGAAAACAGCAAAGATTCTTGCTGTGGATTACAATTCATGAAAGAACAGTCGAGGCTTGGCGGTCCTCAACTCATGGAAAGGCAGTGTTATGGTTGGCATGCGTGATGTGGCCAAAAAGGCAGGCGTCGCGCTGAGCACGGTGTCGTTGGTTGTCAACGAGAACGGATATGTTTCTGATCAGATGCGTGTGCGCGTGGAGAATGCGATGCACGAACTGGATTATGTCCCTAATGAGTTGGCGCGGAATCTTTATCACGGGCGTTCGCATATTATCGGCGTGATAGTACCAACAATCCAGCACCCTTTCTTTGCAACTCTCACTGCGTATCTGCAACAAGTATTTGCCAAGCATGGCCTGTACACCATGCTGTGTTCCACTTTTGATATCGGTGAAGGCGAGGCGCCGTACGTCGATATGCTCAGGCGACGTATGTTGGACGGCATAATCCTTGGCGCACATACTGACTATCCACATGACTATTGGACTTCAATAGAGCGTCCAGTAGTGGCTTTTGACAGATCGCTGGGCGCAAGCATTCCCTCTGTGGGGTCTGATCATGAGCAGGGTGGAGAATTAGCTGCATCGCTTTTTGCACTTACTGGTGTGCGGCATGTGGTCGAGATAGGAGGGCCGCGCTCACGGTTCCACGACGCTGCAGATGACTCCAGTGCTGGTGAAAATCTCAACGTGCTAAGTCCTGCGCTTGAGACCACTCAGCAGTCAGATACCTCCGGTAATACCAAGCATCGCAGCACCTTTCCGCCTGTGAGATACCAATTAGCATTTGAATCGGTGCTAGAAGCGGCTGGTATTCGTTACGACTATATGGAGATTCCTTCCGTTGCTGATCTCTCGCAATTTGAACGTGTAGCTCGGCAAGTTTTTGAGCGCTACCCCGACGCTGATGCGATTATGGCACCGGATCTTGCCGCAGCCTTCTGCGTTCAAGAGGCACTGAGAAGAGGAATGCGCATTCCCGAATCCATGCAAATTCTTGCTTACGATGGTACGTATGTTACTGACGCTGCTGGGATGAAAATCACCAGTATTCTGCAAGACTTCCCTGGTATCGCGAAAAAACTTTCAGATGCCATGCTAGAAACCATCAATACTGATGCTCAGAGTGTTGGAACGAGGAATGCTGCCAAAGATTCGAACGGCACTGTTGACAAGGTACAGTCAGCGTCTGTCCCTACGCAGGCCGAAGACTCTGCCCGTGCTACAGACGATAGCTCGTATCACGAAATCAGCGTCGCAGGAACGCTTGGCCATACAGTACCGATGAAGATTAAAATGGGGCAGACTACACGCTGGAATGAGGCAATCCGCGGATTGTTGCTCGGTTCGCACCCTCAGACGGATTGATTTCCAATTTTCCTCTTATCGAGTGATGTATTTATTGTGCGGTGAAGGTACAGATTTGTGCACACCGAGTCACGCAACATTTTCGGTGGATATGTAGCTCCTGTATGCCCTGTGCGCTCATGTGGAGTTACAGCTTAACCTCAACTCTAACAAAGGCAGTAGGTGCATATCTAAGGCTGTCGAACCGGTTCGATACAATTGTTCGCGTGTCTGATACGCAAGGTCTGAATACTGCGTAAAGAGACATGTTGCATACGAATGACGTTGCACACAACGATGTGACCGTTTCGCTAACGAACAAGGAGGTCCGATGCTGAACAAAGTACAGCTCATCACCTACGCCAATCGACTTGGCGAAGGAACGATTGAGTCAATGACAGAGCAGTTGCGAAGCAAATTCGCAGGTGCATATGAAGGTGTGCACATCCTTCCATTTTTTACTCCCTTCGACGGGGCTGACGCTGGCTTCGACCCTATGGATCACACGGCAGTAGATCCGAGATTGGGCTCATGGAATGATGTTGCTGAGCTTTCGAAGACGCACAGCATCATGGTTGATGCCATTGTTAATCATGTGAGTTGGAAGTCGGCGCAATTCCAGGATGTGCTTGCCAAGGGAGAGGATTCTCCCTACTATCCTATGTTCCTTACGATGAGTTCAATATTCCCAGAGGGCGCCACTGAGGATGAGTTGACAGATATTTACCGTCCTCGCCCTGGTCTGCCATTCACTCATTACAATTTCAATGGCAAAACTCGGTTGGTCTGGACCACTTTCACACCACAGCAAGTTGATGTTGATACCGATTCGGCTGAGGGTTGGGCATATTTGATGTCAATTCTCGACAAAATGGGGCAATCTCACGTTTCGTCTCTCAGACTCGATGCTGTTGGCTATGGAGCCAAGGAATCCGGCACTAGTTGTTTTATGACTCCGAAGACTTTCCAGCTCATTGGTCGTTTGCGCGAAGAGGCTGCGAAGCGTGGGCTGGAAATACTCATTGAGGTGCATTCTTATTACAAGAAACAAGTAGAGATTGCGAGCAAGGTCGATTGGGTTTATGACTTCGCATTGCCACCACTGCTCTTGCACTCTCTCTTCACTGGGACTGTGGGACCGCTGGCAAAATGGGTATCCATACGTCCAACAAATGCGGTAACCGTGTTAGATACTCACGATGGCATCGGCGTGATCGATATTGGTCCTGACCAGATGGATCGTAGCAAGCAAGGATTAATCAGCGATGAGGCCGTGGATCAGCTGGTAGAAACGATCCACGAACGTACTCATGGACAAAGTGCTGAAGCTACCGGTGCAGCTGCATCAAATTTGGACTTGTACCAAGTTAATTCCACCTTCTACTCCGCACTTGGAGCTGACGATCGAGAATACTTAGCGGCGCGAGCGGTGCAATTCTTCCTCCCAGGTGTTCCACAGGTGTATTACGTGGGCGCACTCGCCGGTGAGAACGACATGGATCTGTTGAAAAAGACAAATAACGGTCGTGATATCAACCGTCATTACTACACGTCTGAAGAGATTGACGAAAACCTGAAACGTCCAGTTGTTCAGTCGCTGAACGCTCTCTGCCATCTGAGAAATACTCTCGATGCGTTCGACGGAGAATTCTCCTTCGGCGTTCAAGGAGAAACCATCGAACTTGCTTGGTCTGGTGAGCACAGTTCAGCTCAGCTCACTTTTGCGCCAGGCAATCATGAGGCCATAACGAAGTTGGCGTGGACTGATAATTCCGGAGCGCACAGCAGTGACGATTTGCTGTCGAACCCACCACAAATAGATTAATGATTAGGCGCCACAATACCGATGTAAGCGAATGCAGAAGCATTTTGTGGCGCCAATCTCGTGATGTTCTTTGGAGGAAACGTGTCTGATAAGCACGGCAACGAGGGAAATAACGGTAATACATCGGGCAAATCAGATGAAGATCGGCAAGTTATTCCACCAGATCTGCATATGAGAGTATCCACTCCCTCAGCTGCACAACCTGAAACTCAGGGGATACGGATGGTTGCGGAAACTGCTCCGGCTGTTGCGGCTGCAGGGGCTGTGTCGCCTTCGCATTCGATAGACGCGGCTGTTCCTGATAAAGAATCAGCCTTTATGGATATGCGTGACCCCATGGTAAGCGCTGACGGTCATCGACCTAACCGCAAAGAGATCATCAGATTAACCGTTGGCTTCACTCTTAGTGCCGTTGCTTGTGCGATTCCATGGGTGGCTCTGAGCTCATTAATTCTTCCTCAGTTGCTTGACCAAATTGATTCAAGTACGCGCGAAGCCATGATTGGCACTATCAACGCTGTTGGTTCTGTGGTTGCACTGCTGTCGAATGTGGTGTTTGGTACTCTGTCAGATTTGACTCGTTCGCGTTTTGGTAAACGCTCACCATGGATTATTGGTGGTGGCTTGCTCACGGGTCTATGCATCTTCGGCATTGCTTTTACAAACTCACAAACCATGATTCTGGTCTTATGGTGCACGGCTCAAATCGGCTACAACATGATGCTGGCACCTTTTGTGGCCACGATGTCCGACCGCGTACCTGATAAAGTTCGTGGCACAGTTTCTGGATTTTATGGTGCGGGTATAGCAGTCGGGCAGACATTGGGTTCCTTGATTGGTTCCCAGCTCATCGGTCATATTCAGGGTGGTTTCTTCATGGGGGCTGCTGTGTTTGCCATAATCGGTATTGTCACCGTTATGGTGTGGCCCAAAGAGCGCTCGAGTGTCACCACGGTGCGAAAGCCTTTCAGCATGAAGATGTTGTTGCTGAGTTTCCAGCCCCCGAAGAACGCGCCTGATTTCTATTACGCGTTGTTCGGACGTACTTTGATGATGGCCGGTTACAACATGGTTACGATGTATCAGCTGTACATCGTGAAGTATTACGTGCTGAAAGATTCCGGTCTTGATGAAGCACATTTGGCCACCAACGCAGCGACAATCATCGCCACAATGTCGATTATCACCTTAGTGGTGTCCTTGGTAGCAGCATTAGTTGCGGGTCCCATTTCTGATAAATTAGGTATGCGAAAAATACCAATATCTCTCTCGAGCTGTTTATTTGCAGTAGGTGTGGCAATGCCTTGGATCTTCCCGAACGCTCTCGGCATGTACCTCTTCGCAGGCATAGCCGGATTTGGCTATGGTGTTTATAACGCTATCGATCAGGCGCTGAATGTTGCCGTATTACCGAATCCAGAAGAAGCTGGTAAAGACTTAGGCATTTTGAATTTAGCAAATACCTTGTGCACAGTGTTGGGATCAATGTTGGCTTCCGGTGTGGTGCTGATGTCAGGTCGCAACTACATGTGGATATTCCCAACGGCAATAGTTGTGGTGCTCATGGCTGCAGTGCTCATTATGCGTATTAGGAATGTGAAATAGCGTTTTCCTTAGTGGACTAACAAGGAATGGGAATGTGCACACTGCTGTGTGCGGAGTCTCGTTCTCGGAGTGTGGTGTGGGAATGTGCACACTCGCTGTAGTTTCCACGCACTCCCAATATGTCCACTATGTGGACATGACACTGCGCTTTCCTGTACTTCAGACCTATGGTCTGCTCTAGTCCGGTTGATAAACATCCGGTTATGGCATGAAAGTGAGGAGTGACATGATGAAGAGTTATCTGCAACATGTTGATTACTGCCTCGCTGATACCCATAGTGAATGCGCACGAATTATTAGCCCGTCTTCGTTGGCGGACTGAAACAGCATTCCAAACTGTTCAACCCCACCACGAAGAGCGGGGTTCTGAGCAGACCGGACGATTCACCTCAATCACGTAAACATACGTCATTCAGTAGTGTTCGTCATCATTCTCAGCAATAAACCCCGTAAATTGCACGGGGTTTTGTTGTATCGCATGTCAAATATGGCAAACGATACTGAATGAGGAGATGACAAGGATGACAACAGTCGATGTACCAGCTGATACAAGCCTTGCGCAGGGCGAAACAGCGACTGCACAACAGCAAAGAACAGCAGTAGAGCAATCGACAACGCAATCTGCGCTGCACCAGAAGATGGATCTGCTGGCGAGGGATTCAGTAAAAACTGTAATTGGTGCTTCGATGGTAGGTACAGCCATTGAATTCTATGATTTCTATGCCTATGGCACAGCTTCGGCGAATTACTTCCCCAAGATTTTCTTCCCTGAAGCCAACCCGACTGTGGGGCTGCTTGCATCGTTACTGACCTTCGCTATCGCTTTTATTGCGAGACCATTAGGTTCTTTGCTTTTTGGTCATTTCGGGGATCGCATGGGCCGCAAAACCACTCTTGTAGTTTCGCTGCTGCTGATGGGTTGCGCTACTGTGTTCATCGGTCTTCTACCCACATACAACAGTTGGGGATTGCTCTCGGTCGTATTACTGTGCATTTGTCGATTTGTACAAGGTATCGGATTGGGCGGCGAATGGTCTGGCGCTGCTTTGGTTGCCACAGAAAATGCTCCTGCGAATCGTAGAGCTCTGTATGGCTCTTTCCCTGAACTCGGAGCGCCCATTGGCTTCTTCCTATCGAATGGCACCTTCTTTGTACTTGAGATGTTTTGCACGCCTGAGCAGATGTTGAGCTGGGGTTGGCGCGTGCCATTCTTACTGTCAGCGGTTCTTGTTGTCGTCGGTTTGACAATTCGTGTGCACATGGAAGAAACACCGATATTTCGTATGGCACTTGAGCAACAGAAAGTAGTCAAAGCTCCACTGGCTGAAGTATTCCGCAAAAGTTGGAAGCAAGTGTTGCAAGCGACATTCCTCGTAGCGGTTACCTACACATTGTTCTATACCTTGGCAACATGGTCACTGGCTTTTGCCACCAAAGCCAAAGGTCAGGGTGGCGGTGGTCTGGGGTTCACTACCCAGGAATATTTGCTGATGTTAATGGCATCCATCGTGGTATTCGCAGTATTTATCGTGCTTTCGTGCGTATATGCGGACCGCTTGGGTCGACGTAGAGTACTGATAGCTAGTTCGATTGCGTTGGTGGTGTTTAGTCTGTTGTTCCCATATTTATTGATGGATCACCGCAACACTGTGCAAGTCATGGTATTTCTCTGTGTCGGTTTTGCTCTGATGGGCATAGCCTTCGGGCCAATTGGCGCAATGCTTCCCGAACTTTTCCCAACCAACGTTCGGTACTCAGGAGCCGGAATAGGTTATAACCTTGCAGCAATTGTGGGTGCAGCATTCGTACCGACAATCGCCACATGGCTCTCATCGCATTGGGGTGTGCGCTCAGTAGGCCTATACCTAGCTTTCATGGCATTGTGCTGCTTGATAGCAGTATTAAGTTGCCATGAAACTAAAGATGTTGATTTTAGTAGGTAGCTTCCACCGGTGTTGGCATCCGAAATGATTATCTGGTGGTTTCTGGCAAAGGATTTCAATAATGACATAAGCATCACTACAACCGAACATATAGTCAAAAACAATCAATCTTCGCAATTTAGTCAACCTGATATAGTCCACACAATGAACTTGGGCGGGTATGCACGGTAGAGTCGGGTAGAATCAACAACGGCTACCATAAGACTTTATTTCGGTTGGAGTCGAACGAGACAAAATCTCGGGGTTTCCACCGATAGACAGCGACTGTAAGTACACGACAACAAACGGCATGGCAGCAACCGTATTTCTGCCGAGAAAAAAATATAAGGAGTAGTGCATTCATAATGGCAGCACAAATCTGGTATGAACAGGATGGCGATCTTTCAGTTCTTCAAGGAAAGAAAGTGGCTATCATCGGTTACGGCTCACAGGGGCACGCACATGCGCTGAACCTGCGCGATTCCGGTGTTGACGTAGTCGTAGGGCTGCGTCCGAACTCGAAGTCCGTTGAGTTTGCCAAGGAGCAGGGACTTGAGGTCAAGTCCGTTCCTGAGGCAAGCGCCGAGGCTGATGTAATCATGATCCTGGCACCTGATCAGTACCAGCGCACCATCTGGACGAACGACATCGAGCCCAATATCAAGGAGGGCGCAGCAGTCGCCTTCGCTCATGGATTCAACATCCACTACGGCTACATCAAGCCTTCTGCAGATCACCCTGTATTCATGGTTGCCCCTAAGGGACCAGGACATATCGTCCGCCGTGAGTATGCGGCAGGCCGTGGCGTCCCTGTGGTTGTTGCTGTGGAGCAAGACCCACGCGGTGATGGTTGGGAAATTACTCTTGCGTATGCCAAGGCTCTGGGAGCTCTGCGCGCAGGTGCTATCAAGACGACCTTCAAGGAAGAGACCGAAACCGATCTCTTTGGCGAGCAGGACGTACTCATGGGTGGTATCAACCACCTAGTCGAGTGCGGCTTCGAGGTGCTGACCGAAGCTGGATACCAGCCTGAGATTGCTTACTTCGAGGTCTGCCATGAGCTGAAGATGCTCGTCGATCTGATGAACGAAGGCGGCCTGAACAAGGCTCGTTGGAGCTGCTCCGATACCGCCCAGTACGGTGATTACATCTCCAAGGTTGTCGACGACTCCACCAAGGATCGTATGCGTTACCAGCTGGGACGTATTCAGGATGGTTCCTTCGCCAAGGAGTTCATTGACGATCAGAACGCCGGAGCTCCTAAGTTCAAGGAACTGCAGGAGAAGTACTCCCACGAGAAGATCGAGGAAGTTGGCCCGAAGCTGCGTGCCATGTTCTCTTGGAACAAGGGCGAAGCTGCTGACGCCGACGAATCGCAGTCCTTCACCGGAAAGATTGCTCGCGCACAGGTGCAGTAATAACTCGGATTCATACATTGAATCCCATGAACAGGTAAAGAAATCCACCTGACTCTCGTAGCACGTTGGCCACAACCCGAAAGGTTGTGGCCAACGTGTTGTTATTACATGTGCGCCATTCCGGCTATAAGGCTGCCTGATAGTGCCTACTAACTGGCTGAATGTAATGCCAGCAAGTCCCGTGATGTGCCATGTCGTGATGCCTTGCGTACCTTGAGAAGAATGGTGATACCTACTGCTGCAAGCATGCCACTCATTCCTAGTGGCCAAGCGATGCTGCTACCGGTGTTGCCCAGTTTCTTCGCCATATTTCCTGCTGCATGAGTATGTTGTTTTAGACTTTGCTTGGCGACATGCACGGTTGCTTCTTGTTCGGCTTGTGTAGGAGAACCCTTCAAATTGGTAGTCTTCGCAGCAGTATTGCTCGTTGAAGCTGTCGAGCTGGGGTTTGAAGTGGGTTCGGTTGTGGATGAGTTTTGCGCATCAGGAGTGCTGACGGTGTTTAGCGTATACGACAGTGCATTCTGTCCGTCGGTATTCACGTTGATTGTTGACTGTTTATCCGTAGACAAACGGAGCATGGTGTAGGTTTTACCGCTTCCTTCTATGGTGAATTCGACGCTGCTTTGATCCTGCACAATGTGCAAGGTAACTGAGTGCGGTGAACTTTCGCCGCCCTTCGCCGCGATTACTTTGGTGTATTCGTATATGGCATCCGCATCCGTCAACCGGCTTGTTGAACGGGTAGCGGTGTATGAACCGCTGTCGGCGTCGTAAATGATAGTTACCGTTGAGTCTGGTTGTTCAAGTTTCACAGTGATATGCCCGTCGACTGCTTTGGCGTTGTCAACGTTGGTGAAGGTCAACTCAGCATTCTGCGCTGACGGACGTGTGATGTTGAGCAGGTTCTTGTTGCCTGTAATGCTGGTTGCCGAGCCTGTGAGAGCCTGTTCAAATAGCGCAGTAGGTTCTACGAAACTGCTACTTAGTGAGTAGTCTCCAGCTTTGCCAGTCAGGGTTAGTTGGCGTGCCAAACTTATCGAACCCAGTTTATACGTGATGCCATTATCGTCGCTAATGTCTTTGGCTGAATAACCCCAATTTCCTATCCAGGCTAATGAAGTGATTTGTGTGTTACTGCTTTGCATAAAATTGGCACCGTAATAGTCTGAACCGTCGTCGACTCGTTGGGGTTGTTGCTCGGGAATAAATATATTGTTGTCATCCAGATGGCCGACCATGTAATACGTGCCAGTAGTGGTGCCATATTGATACCCATTTGCGCCAAAGAAGAGTATGGTTTTTTCTTCTCCGCTTTCAGGGTCTCGCAGTGTTTTGATGTTTGGGCATTCGACTGTGCCTAAATCTTTGCCATTGAGTGCGCCGGCGTTCAAAATCGTGGCGCCAACATAGTCAAAGGAGATGCCATCTTCACTGGCATAAGTGCCGATTTTATCCCCTTCGGCGAGATACATCATCATATGTTTTGAACTGGAATCATAGAACATATATGGATCTCTGAAGTCAGTATGATCATCGGGAGCACTCATGATTGCAGAATCTCGATATGGTGTGAAGCTTTGCCCCTCATCAGTTGAGTATGCAACAAACTGTTTTTGCACACCCTCTATATAACTGGTGAAATAGGCGACCAGTGCAGTTTTAGGTAGATCCTTGAAGAATCCTTGATCATTGTTAATGATTGCTCCGGTAGCCATTGAGAACCATACGCCGTTGAATTTTGGTATAGAAACTCCAACGTTCTCGTAGTGCACGAAGTCTTGAGTTTTGACGTGATACCAAACTGTTCCGTCCCCGTCGTGTTTATACAGAGGGTTTTGGATATACATGAAATGGTAGTATCCGTCGCTGCCTTTCCAAATGCTCTGGATATCGTTCAAAAAGCCTTGTGGAGTGTTGTAATGGTAAAACTGATCGAATTGGCTGCTCGTTAGGCTGTCTGTTGTGGTGCTTGTCATGGTTGAGGTTGTTCCTGTGGTATTTTCTGTTGCGTGCGCCTGTGGTTGCGTTGCGATAGTGGTGCTCAACGCGGTAAGTGAGCACATGATGACTGTTGCGAGCCGTAACCATCGTGCGTGTGATGCTTTGTGTGCACTATGTTGCTGGTCAATGCTGATGTGTTGTTGATTATCTGTGGATGAGAAAAGTATGTTCATATGTCCCCCAAAGTGATGCAACAGCGCTGTTGCAGGCGTTCATTCAACACCAAGGTGAACTGTATTGCGTCAAACGTTTGACGGCAAGTTTTCTATAGCAATACCAAGTCGTATTGTTGTAATAATAGTTGCCTGTGGATAACAGTTAGCTGTGGCGACGCTGGCTAATCTCGTAGGCACACAGCAAAAAAATGAGCCAGATTGGTCCAACTGCAACAGCGACTCGATAGCTTGACGAGAAGCACATCAGAATAACCACACAAGCAAGGAAGATCAGCACAATAATATTGCTGATGGGCTGGTATGGCATCTTGAAACGGATTTTTTCAATAGCTAATTGTCCTTGAAGAGACGAGAGCTTGCCGGGGCCGTGACCTTCTACAACGCGTTTGCGAAATTTCATCTCGGTAATCACGATAATGACCCAATTGATAATGCCAGCGATTGTGGCTATAGACATCAGATAGTTGAAAGCGAAATCTGGCCAAAGGAATACCACCACAACCGCTATAGCGGTGATTGCTGCTGAAGTGAGTACTCCACCGACTGGTACACCATTTTTCGAAAGATGCCCAAGATATGCAGGTGCGTTGCCTTGTTTAGACAAAGAAAATAACATACGTGAGTTGGCGTATAACCCTGAGTTGTATACACTCATCACTGCTGTGAGACATACGAAATTGAGCACTCCAGCAGCAGCGTGAATGCCCACAGAGTCAAATATTTGTACGAACGGGCTGATTACTGTTCCTTGTGCATTTGGCACGCCAATAGTATTCCAAGGAACCACCGCCATAATGATTCCCAAAGCACCGATATAAAAGACTAAAATTCTCCAAATCACATCGTTGGTGGCTTTAGGAATTGTCCGTTGAGGTTCTGCAGTTTCTGCAGCAGTTATACCAATCAACTCGGTGCCGCCGAAACTGAACATCACTACGGCGAGTGCCATAAGTAAACCAGTCCATTGTCCATCGGCTGTCCGTGAGATTA from the Bifidobacterium sp. genome contains:
- a CDS encoding glycoside hydrolase family 32 protein; the protein is MNILFSSTDNQQHISIDQQHSAHKASHARWLRLATVIMCSLTALSTTIATQPQAHATENTTGTTSTMTSTTTDSLTSSQFDQFYHYNTPQGFLNDIQSIWKGSDGYYHFMYIQNPLYKHDGDGTVWYHVKTQDFVHYENVGVSIPKFNGVWFSMATGAIINNDQGFFKDLPKTALVAYFTSYIEGVQKQFVAYSTDEGQSFTPYRDSAIMSAPDDHTDFRDPYMFYDSSSKHMMMYLAEGDKIGTYASEDGISFDYVGATILNAGALNGKDLGTVECPNIKTLRDPESGEEKTILFFGANGYQYGTTTGTYYMVGHLDDNNIFIPEQQPQRVDDGSDYYGANFMQSSNTQITSLAWIGNWGYSAKDISDDNGITYKLGSISLARQLTLTGKAGDYSLSSSFVEPTALFEQALTGSATSITGNKNLLNITRPSAQNAELTFTNVDNAKAVDGHITVKLEQPDSTVTIIYDADSGSYTATRSTSRLTDADAIYEYTKVIAAKGGESSPHSVTLHIVQDQSSVEFTIEGSGKTYTMLRLSTDKQSTINVNTDGQNALSYTLNTVSTPDAQNSSTTEPTSNPSSTASTSNTAAKTTNLKGSPTQAEQEATVHVAKQSLKQHTHAAGNMAKKLGNTGSSIAWPLGMSGMLAAVGITILLKVRKASRHGTSRDLLALHSAS
- a CDS encoding amino acid permease — protein: MGSSNTPESSEATPEKIQKVPETLHRTLKNRHIQLIALGGAIGTGLFYGSSESISLAGPSILLAYLLGGGIIFLIVRALSEMSVQDPKAGAFSYYASRYWSKRLGFISGWNYWFNYILVSMVELSVVGSFVNYWFPSIPAWLSAAVFLVAITCTNLLGVSRFGEFEFWFAIIKIVAVIAMILGGVAILALHLPSDSGVTASFRNFFALDGGALPHGLISRTADGQWTGLLMALAVVMFSFGGTELIGITAAETAEPQRTIPKATNDVIWRILVFYIGALGIIMAVVPWNTIGVPNAQGTVISPFVQIFDSVGIHAAAGVLNFVCLTAVMSVYNSGLYANSRMLFSLSKQGNAPAYLGHLSKNGVPVGGVLTSAAITAIAVVVVFLWPDFAFNYLMSIATIAGIINWVIIVITEMKFRKRVVEGHGPGKLSSLQGQLAIEKIRFKMPYQPISNIIVLIFLACVVILMCFSSSYRVAVAVGPIWLIFLLCAYEISQRRHS
- the ilvC gene encoding ketol-acid reductoisomerase; the protein is MAAQIWYEQDGDLSVLQGKKVAIIGYGSQGHAHALNLRDSGVDVVVGLRPNSKSVEFAKEQGLEVKSVPEASAEADVIMILAPDQYQRTIWTNDIEPNIKEGAAVAFAHGFNIHYGYIKPSADHPVFMVAPKGPGHIVRREYAAGRGVPVVVAVEQDPRGDGWEITLAYAKALGALRAGAIKTTFKEETETDLFGEQDVLMGGINHLVECGFEVLTEAGYQPEIAYFEVCHELKMLVDLMNEGGLNKARWSCSDTAQYGDYISKVVDDSTKDRMRYQLGRIQDGSFAKEFIDDQNAGAPKFKELQEKYSHEKIEEVGPKLRAMFSWNKGEAADADESQSFTGKIARAQVQ